The nucleotide sequence GACTAGCTTGACTGCCTGCCCGACTCAACAACTTTGCCCCCAGGGGGCCCACTATCTCTACGCCAGTTTACAGGGGAGCTTGCTCAAGACGAATAccacaaatattttattacatGTTATATTATTTGACGGATTTCACTTAAACATGTTACGCCTTTAAAGTGGCTTGTTCAATCTGTAAGTTCTTCTTTCAATCACTTTAACAGTAGCCATATGATACTTGCTTAAACCTTCACTAAATGActggatttattttaaaaagtaatgGCAATCttaatatatttgaaaacatcttagttttttatttaatatattaattcaCCTGGTTTTTATGGATTGCCATATATTTAATTCACTTAATTAATCGAAGCTTAATATAATATGTCATATGAACAAAATCAGCCTCTTTGGAGTATAAACTACCATCTACCATCTCTtattaaacatataaataaaaacttaagGCTAATTAATACGAGTTTTGCTAATTAATTTCTGAAAATAAAAGATACAAATGTAGTTTGTCGGAACCAATGACATGGCTCATTTGAATATAGGTTGAGTTACAGGGTTTTCACTGTTTTTGTATCTTGTAGCTATCGTTCGCTGCTCCCCTCCGGAGCGTGAAAGTGAAATGCAAAAGTGATTTGATGCGAGTATAgctgtgtgtttgtgtgcaCCTGCTGCTGGCTGTTTTAGAGTGCCTAATCGAATCTGGAGGAGCTTCCTCGGCGCTGGGAGCCATTAATCGCGGcttgttatcaaaagcggcgAACACGATTCCGAAGTGGCCAAAAGGTAGAGAGTGCAGCAGGGAGCAGGGTGTTATGCAGATGCTGCCACGGGGAAAACATCAAATTTGCATTACGAGTTTGactttcttttcattttcgCCCAGAAAATTGCACAAGGGGGTGGTTTGGGCGGCCTGGGTGGCTTGTTTGTTATGTAACTCCTCCGCTTGTCGACATTTTTTGGCTGGCACAATTAATTTAAGCACAGTTTTAATTGAATTGCATCGCCGCccgcggcagcagcagcagccataTGTGGCACccactctctctctcgctGCAAAGTTCTCTAGGTCCTCTCTCTTACCCTATTTTTCCCCCCATTTCTCGCTCTCTTCTCGGCCCCATGCAGACTTCTCTCGTGCAGACACAGAAGTCGTGGTTTCCCCAGCGATATAGTGAGAGCATAAATTAGTGCGacttttagttttaattgcCGCCCGCAATACGCGTCAAGTGTCTCCGAAGGAAGCCAGCACACCCAACTTCCCTTAATACGTATACACCATCCTGTGCATTAATAATAAAAGCCTGGGCCAAGTCAGGAAACCCCAGGAACTAATTATGCAATAatagtataaaagtaattTGTGCTTCTTGTGCATGCATTTCCCGTGAATCCAGAAGCGCGTGTGGCTTACTCAAAATTCCCCCGACTTGTAGGGCCTATGCTATGTGTTACATAGCATATTTATTGAATAATCTATGAGTGCTATCCGGAGGTGAAGGTTCCACGTACCACTCAACCCCGGATACGGACACCGACACCGAAAAGCTCTTCTGCCCCGTTCTCATACGTCAGCAAGTAAATAAGGCGCCAATGTCGTCCCACGTTGTGATTTCATGCTGTTTTTCGCCCCTCCTCATTTTCCGCATTTCCACGCGCCTCGCAACGCAGGCCCATCGagaagaaaattaaaaatagtttacaAGTGCCGACAGCCGGGGTTTGGCTATGCCTAACATGcgaataataataacaaagcCAACTCGAGTCGAAGGAAAATCAATAGGCTTTGCGTTGTCAATATAATCGAGGGGTATTGCCAGTGATTCGCCTACTAAATGTGCCTCTGTCGGTCTTCCATTCGCAGGTTGAGGCCGGGGATGTCATCCTCAAAGTCAACGGAACGGATGTCCATCGCTACACAACGAAGGAAGGTGAGTTCTCGAGGGGTGGCAGTGGGATGGGGATGTAATGGATAAGAAAAGCTGTGAATAATTAACCAAAACATATTCCCAAACAGTTCTCAAATGCCTGCGCCTGTCGGAACAGCTGGTGACCTTGGAGCTGAAGCGAGGTAGGTGGAAATGTATATCAATCTTCAAGGATGCAAACTGGTTTCGAGCCAAACTGAACTGAATCAAACCAAACCAATCCAAACCTAACTGAAATAAACCGAATCAAACCAAACATCTTTACCAATGTCTTggatttttttcaattttttgtcAATGTTAATTGTAAATGACTAACTATAATTTGTATTATGTTGTATTGGgaagtaaaattaaatattttggaCTAGGAATCTGACAAAGTTATTTTTAGACGTCTGACTATATGTGAAATCACTTTTTAAACCTTTTTGTATAAAACCATAATTGGATGAAAGTTAAACTTTCTTATGGTTTAatagaaaaatgttttaacCAATATGGTTTCACAGGAAATAAGatgttaaaatataaatttctCTTATAATCCTTATCTGACGTCCATTTATTATAGATTGGTATttcccttttgaaaaataccattgttttattaaattcCTTTTACTTCTTTTTAGTTTGTTCAATAAATATAATCAATTACCCACCTTTGGTAATTTTGATCGGTTTGCATCATagaaaaacatattttatgaCCGATAAGTAATACTCTTTTCTCTCCCCAGATCCCAAGCTCAAGGCGCGGATCAAAGAGCAGCTGGCCAACACGCAGAGTCCGCACTATGTGGACATTGAGTCGCCAAACATTTACGACTATCACAGCAACAGCACCAACTCCTCGCCGAATCACCGGGCCAACGCCGGCGGAAAGGGGGCGGCGACGACCACGCCCTCTCAGAGCGGACTGCGCTACAAGTCGCCCACGCACTTGCCTTCGCTGCGGCAGAATTCATCGCCCCTGCTGGCGAGTGGATCAACCACAACCACAACCACCGCCACCCATACGCACACCCACAGTCGCAACTCCTCGGCCAGCTCCACCAAGATCAAGGTGGTGGAGACGAGCATCACCACCTCGACCACGGGCATAGTGGGACTTGCGTCACCCACCGGCagtgctggtggtggtgtttGTGGTGGGGAGGCCACCTCGCCCACCTTTCGTCCCTCTCGCATTCCACAAGCGCTGACCAAATGTGCCGTACCCAAACCCGTGCCCGTTCTCCATTCGCCCCAGAATAAACGGCCACGCCCCTCGCAGATTCCGACAAAAGCGGCGAACGGCAACGGGAACGGCCATACCGCCCAGCTGCCACCCCAATCGCTGCAGCACTCGAACAGCTACAGCGGCAGTCCGGTGACCAGGCAGCGGTTCACGGATAGGGAGCAGGAACGGGAGCCGGAACCGAACTCGGCGCCACCGCAGCCGGCGAAGGCGCCACGCTTTGAGGCTTATATGATGACCGGTGACCTGATCCTCAATCTGTCCCGGACACCGCAAACCAGCAATCCTTTGCCCGCCCAGGCCAAGAAGGTAGGGGAGCGATACATTGTAATCCGTATTTAAATCACCAAACTAAAATATTCTTTCCTTGCAGGTGGACAGCCTCCGGGATTCGCCCAGTCGCCTGGTTAACGCGCGTATCAATGGTGCATTAGCACCACGTGCCTCTGGTGAATCCTCGCCCACTTCCTCCTCCTCGGTAGACTCGCCCACCAACACCAGCTCGGATTCGGTGAAGCGCGAGGCGAAGTTGCTgcggaaacaacaacaacaacagcagcagcagcaacaacaacaacaacctcaccaacagcaacagcaacggGACAGCATCAACAACAGCTACAACCGCAAGGATTCGCTGACCAACGACACGCTGCTAATGTGCGAGGAGCTGGAGCCCGACGAGGAGGGCGAGTACGTCCTGGAGGAGGACAACAAACAGCAGCGACAACGCCAACAGCAGCATCGATACCGCCAGCAGCAAAACCAGCAACGCTACGAATACTACCAAAACGATGACGAGctggaggagcaggaggaggtGGAGGAACGTGAGGAGGATCAAACGCACTACGACATCACCAACATCGACACCTACCAGAGCGGAATGGGCCGTGGTGACGAGGATGACAGCGATCGGCAGTGTCTGGtggacgacgacgacgatgacGATGCCTACGACGAGGAGGAGAACGATGCCGGCGACGAGGATTACTCGACTAACTCGCTGGGCTCTGGTTCGGCCAAGCAGAGATTGCGGGCGCTTAAGCAACGGACCGCCACCCGCCAGCAGCAACGAAATCGGGATGCCGTCGACTGCGCCGGACGCTCCGGATCGGGATCTTCGTCCACCACGGTCAAGAGCGAGGCGGGCGGCCTGGGCCTGGACGAAACCTCCTTCTCAGTGCCAACCTCACCAATCTCGCTGTCGACGCCACTGATCGACAAGGAGACGGCCAACTCCGTGCCCACCAGCCCGGAGCCCAGTTCGCTAGTCCCGGAGTCGAGCAGTGGCGCTGGCGCCGGAGCAGTCGTGGTGCGCCGGCACAACGGGCATGTGGTGCGGAAGTGCGATGCCGCCGGTTTCCGCACCAGCAAGTCCGAGGACCATCTGCAGCAGATCCAGCGCGAGGGCATTGCCGCCGTGATACCCATCGACATTGATGAGGATGTGAATAGCTCGCTGAACACGCTGCTGGACACGCGTCAGGACTCCGAGGACTCGCAGGTGAGGCGTCGCCGGGCTTAGGCACTCCCACTCCACCCAGGATAGTCCGCCGCAATAGAGCTAGCGAACCGTCGAGCAGTCGAATTTTCCTTCCGCCAGATCTCCCCCAGAACACTCGACACTTGTAGTTGATGAGTTACTATCCCTGTTACGCTCCCCGTTCTCAAGTGCTTTTGTAGAGTACGGTTTTCGTTAACTGGTTTCTGTAGTCTGTTGTCTATTGTACATCTATGTGTTTTGCGTGTGTGTTAGCCATTGCATTGTTCTATAAGTCATTCCATACCATCTAATCTCATCCCTAGACCTAGACCCAAACCCACTGTTATTCTTGCTCACTTGTTACTTTGAACTTTTCTACTTAACTTAACTTACTTACTACTAAACTCTCTGTCTGTCTTACTCTCTTGTTTCGTATTTCTTTCTTTCGTTTTCTCGTTTCTCTGTTTCCTACTTTGACTCTTCTCGAATCGATTTGATATGCGCAATTCATTGTCCCCCGTGAGCTTTCTAGTCGATGGCCACTGTAATTGCAAACAACTCGCCACTGGCCTCGAACAACAACGAGGGCGAGCAGAACGAcaaccgcagcagcagcagcagctccagcGACAACAATaattgcagcagcagcaacaccagcgaACCAGCAACATCAACTGCAACAATCAcgactgcaactgcaacatcAACGAGAACGATGAATTGCAGCAGCAAATTAAACTATATTTTATGCAAAAAGGTTGCCATTTGCATAGTTGGCATGCTGATTAATGTGACTTTTGATTTTGGTTTCGTTTCGATTTTGCCACTTTTGATTTCTTGCCTGCGCTTGGAAAAGTTTTGTATGTAGAAGATGAGAGCCTCTCGCCACCAAACGCTTGTCCACAACGTACACACTCCACAACACACACCCAAGTTTCCGACACTCTCACACAGATCAGACACCGAACGCTTCCAGCACTCGGAAAATTGTTTAGGACTCCTCAGAGAGATTGGGCAACGGCAAATGGAAATTCGAGATCTGACAAATAATCCATAGAGCATAATATCGattaacaaaaattataaaatataaagaaaaaacCCTTGTTATTACTGTATCACTAATCTCTGGTTTGTTGCAAATCCTAGGCTTCGGATCGCGATCGGATCGTGTGGACCTATAATGCCCCACTGCAGCCGCACCAATTGGCGGCCCTCCAgagacagcagcaacagcaagaGCAGCAATtccaacagcaacagcagcaactccagcagcaacatcagcagcaactccagcagcaacaacagcagcagcaacaacaacagcaacagcagcaactcTACGGTCAGCAATCGCATTCAAATTCACATTCAAGTTCCATTAGTTCGTCGCCCCAGCACTCGGCTGTGGGCAGTCCGGCCTCGCCCACGTCGGTTTCCTCGTCGGTGATGTCCTCGTCGGGCTCCAAGGGCGCCCTGGGCCtgggcagcagcagcaacggTCCCATGGCCGCCgtgcagcaacaacagcagcagcgggAGCAGGGCGGCCAGGTCGCGCATCCGCCCAGCGGGATTCCCGGCCTGCTGAGCTGCCCAGGCGGCGGGCCCGGAAAcaatggtggtggtggaggcATTTGTGGTGGCGGTGGTGGTGGCAACAACGATCAGAGCGTCTCAGAAGCCATTTCGAATATATCTAGTCCCGACTACCAAGACGACGATAACTTATTAAGCTCTCGCGATATTCTAGGCGGCATGGTACTTAGCGATCCCAGTGACTCGGACTCAACCATTCTCGTCTCGGACGCGGCCGCCCAGCAGCGCCAGCAGCTCAAGCAGCAGTTGCGcgcccagcagcaacagcagagGGAGAGGGACAGGGAGCGGGAGAGGGATCGGGATCGGGACCGGGAACAGTCCGAGCACAAGGTGGTCATTCAAGTGCGGGGACTggacagcaacagcagcggcggcggcaacGGCCGCTCCGAAGAGGATGTGGTCACGCTGACGGAAGAGCCGCTGGGCACGATGGCCATTGGTATGCGGGACGCCTCGCCGCCCGTCTCCGACGATGGCAGCGATGTGGAGTCACTCCACTCATACCACTACTCGCCCAAGGCCGTGGACATGCCCTCGGCCATTCGCCTGGCCAAAAGACTGTACTCACTCGACGGTTTCAAGAAGAGTGATGTGTCGCGACACCTCAGCAAAAAGTGAGAAAGCATATCTTTAGTATGCAATTTTAAACCGTTGTTTAACTATATTTTCCCGCTATTTACAGCAATGACTTTAGTCGAGCGGTGGCCGATGAGTATCTGAAGCATTTCACCTTCGAGAAGAAGTCACTGGACCAAGCGCTGCGTGAGTTCCTGCAGCAGTTCTCACTGTCCGGCGAAACGCAGGAAAGGGAGCGGGTGCTGGTGCACTTTTCCAAGCGCTTCCTCGACTGCAATCCTGGCACCTTCAATTCGCAGGACGCCGTGCACACGCTGACCTGTGCCATAATGCTGCTGAATACGGACCTGCACGGCCAGAACATGAATCGCAAGATGAGCTGTGCGGAATTCGTCGACAACCTGGCGGATCtcaacgatggagagaacttTCCCAAGGATGTGCTCAAGTCGCTTTACCAGGCCATTAAGACCAAGCCGCTGGAGTGGGCACTGTAAGAGGTGTAAACTGTATTTACTATCATTTTCTAATCATAATTTATTGTTCCAGAGATGAAGAGGCGGGCGATCTGCAGCAGCAAAGAGCTAACAACAGTGCCCTAGGGAATGTGGGTCAGAATCCCTTCCTCGATCCCCCCGAACTGGCAACAGCTGTGGAGTACAAAAAAGGCTATGTGATGCGTAAATGCTGCTACGACAGCAGCTATAAGAAAAGTGAGATATATAATGATGTAATGGtagaaatttttatttactaatatccttttatctaGCTCCCTTTGGCAAGCGCTCCTGGAAGATGTTTTACTGCACTCTGCGTGATCTTGTGCTGTATTTGCATAAGGATGAGCACGGTTTTCGCAAAAGTCAAGTGAGTACAATGCTCTTCCCATGTGGGAACTATTAGTAACTTGCTACTATATCCACAGATGTCCGACAATCTGCACAATGCAATACGCATACATCACGCACTGGCCACCAAGGCCAACGACTACACAAAGAAGCAACATGTGTTCCGTCTGCAGACGGCCGACCAGGCCGAGTATCTGTTCCAGACCAGCGACTCCAAGGAGCTGCAGTCGTGGGTTGAGACGATCAATTATGTGTGCGCCGCTATTTCAGCGCCACCGCTCGAGGGCGGCGTGGGCAGTCAGAAGCGGTTCCAGCGTCCGCTCCTGCCCAGCAAACAGTCCAAGCTGCTGCTGGTGAGTACAGAAAGATAGTTACTCCGTGTACGATCAGATACTCATATTCTCATGGTGTTACAGAAGGAGCAGTTGGATTCGCACGAGGTGCAGCTGGCCCAGTTGGATCAAGAGCTGAACGAGCACAAGAAGGGTCCGATTCCCAGCAAGGGCTTGGCTCTGCAGAACTACAAGGAGAAGGAGAGCTACCTGCAGTACGAAGTAAGCTTCAACTATATACCTTTCGAACTGAATCGATTGCTAATTCAATTGATTTTGTGTACTCCAGCTGAGACGCTACCGCACCTATGTGAGCATCCTGAGCGCCAAGATGCTGGCTGACCAGCAGCAGCTGGAGTTGCAAGCACTGCAGCCGACTCCGGCGGCGCACGAGGAAGAGGCCGACACATTCCCAGTGGGCACCACCGCCTGCCCGCCAACCACGCCGCAAAGTATTAACCAGAAGGATCTGCagaaggagcagcagcagcaacagccaaCGAACAGGTACAGTCAGCAGCAGCGCCCCAGCGGCAGCAGCTCCTCGTCCGCCGGCCATGTGCAGCAGGACATTGGCTGACGCGTAATGGGAGTTTTCTCAGCTTGTGTGGTTTAAGCGATCGCTCCGATCCACTCGTTATATTCCGTTCATAATATCCTTAGCTATATGTTTTTTCTGTTCCTTTGCCGCTTTCGTTGTTATTTTGTGTTGAGCTTTCCCCAAGATTTCCCTTCTTCATTACTGTTGTGTTGTTCGTCCCGCAGAGCGCCCAGGATCTCAGTGTCGACCAATGTGGGTTGGCGCAAGCTACTCTGGGACTCCGTTTGCTGCGGTGTTTTGTTGTGTTGCTGGCATTACTGTGCTGTTATCACTGTTTTAACCTAATCCGTTCTCTGTGTAAATATATTTCGTGTGCGTTCCTTTCGTTTTGCATTTCGCATCGCCATCATAatgcccccacatccccacaAGTACAAGCTTTAATTTTGAATAGTTTTAACTACGATACGTATAACAATAACTGAATCCAGACTTAAGTGTTGCGCGTTGGCAATTAAAACCACGAGGAGACAGAGAGACCCCTAATGTAATTAGTTCTTATGTGAATAATGGTTTTATTTTGGATGCAACCACAACCACACAACATGCTGTGAAAACTCAATGAACAATTCATAATCGATAATTAGGAATTTAGAGACTCAAACGAGTGACCGTTTGGAAAGGATTTAAAGTCAAGATTCGAATAGTTAACTATAGAAAACCGTTTTTTGTAGCACTAGTAGTAATCCAAAGTTTTGGCGTTATATGTAtacaaacaacaaaaattatatttagaAACGAAATTGAACGAAGAATTGTAGAAAACACAAATGTGGTTCATTAGTAGCAAACGTTTACGTTTAAACCTAAGCTAGAGGCATTCTAAATATACATgcaaacaacataatcacaaACGAAAAATAGCATTAAACACGTTTTACAAAACCGCACACACATCCAGCAGATAGAGATACAATTTTAAGTAGACAGAATCAATTAAGCCATTCCACACCCACACAAGACACGATACTGCACTAATTGCTGGTGGTTACACCGATGTACCATATAAGACTCATGCTAACCCGACgacatttggtgaccccgacccCTAGGTGAACCCAAAGCAGTTGCCGTTACTCGTTGCCCGTTTGCCATTTCGTTATCCCGTTCAAATGCGTTGCTACGTTCCACCCAAATGCAATGTCACAAGTGAAAAGCAAAACCCAAATGGAAGAATTCTTCAATCTTACAGATGGTTCGATGTCTTCTGCTGCTGTAGCCCACTCTGGCGGCACTTGATCCATTCGAAAAGCCATTAACCAACTTAGTCTCTTGCCAAGATTTAGCATCAGCCACAGCACAGTCCACGAAGCACCGCGCCAGAGGCTAGTGATCCGCTCCAAGAGGTGCTCCTTGTAAATGCCCCGACCCGTACTGACCGCCTGTCTTAAATGTGAGCAGGCCGAGGCCAAATCTCAATGTTAATTGTTAACTCTTCAGTGTCTAGCTTGGCTTAGTGCGAACCTATACGAATATCCACCATCTGACACCCCGTTTTTCGTTTCAAAATCCACGATTGCTAACCTCGCTTATCGTTCTACACTTGCAGAAAAGAGAagaaaaagaaataattaagttttatttcGCTCTTGATTTCGATCATTTCAAAACTCGCATACCAACACACACACCTTCACCACAATCCCCGCCTTCTGGCCATTGGTAAGTGCCACGCACAGTTTGAAATTGTCAGCTATTCGACTTAAGCATGTAACTTATGTTTTCTCTTCCCACCAGAGCAGCAGGCGATTGAATGAATGAATTTGAATAGAATACTCCGAAATGCCAGGCTGCCTCCGCCGGGAATACAGACAGATCAGATTCACAGATCCACAGAACCACTCACCCACTCGCATACTCTGCACCACTCACGCCACACCCACCCACTTACACTCAAGCGTTGCGGCTGTGCCGTGCATGCCACAGAAGAAATTCGGAATTTGTGCACTTTCAATTACTTGAAACCCCAACATGGGGGCTAAATGGGAGAACATTTGAGACAATTAGACTACCAACACGATAATTAACGAGGGAAAGTTTTACGTTTGAAGGTCGTTCATCAGAAGGTATCGGCACTATCTCGAATTCGAGCATTTGATATCATAAGTATGAAGCTACTTATCCATAAGCGGCTACTCGAAATCGGTTTCACCTGAGTTGAAGCTATACAATCTATTCGATtcgaatttgaatttgaattatCGTTCATGTTTGCTTCGCCAAAGATTCTGCTGGACGGCTGCTTAGGAGCGAGAATGAATACTGCTTATACACATAGACTTATTATTACAAGAGTTGATAAACAATACTTACATCATTACCTATGCTATCATTATAaatgataaaaataaattataaattattgaaCAATATCTCTACGCAACTAGAAGATGGAGAACATCGGCAGTAACAATAACACAATGAAAACGAGGACAAGAGCATTAGCATTAAATCTAAGCAATTACAACCATACCACGTACGACTTGTTTTTGGTCTTTTGCGATACATTATCACATTATCTGTGTAGGTACACTTACTCTAATATTATGTACggattaatatatttatttaaacactTATCGGTTGATTACGCGACATGTCCATGTAGCTAGAATATGAAATTGATATCGATTACGGGGTAAAGAGAGACAAGGAGgaatcaataaatttaaatacatcatatatttttgaatatattATCATTATTGTATTGTGTAATTATGTAAATGCAGATTATATAACAttgtttataataatttttaacaaTTCTACTGAAACGGCAATAAATTCGAGCAAACAAACTAACTAAAAAGTGAAAGCAACTTGCCTGCAAACCAAGCGCCTAAATGTATGCatattgtatatttatttagtcaaacattttaactgGCTTACGAGGGCATCACTTAGTTTTAAAAGCATatacacatatacatatatgaacaatatatagtatatatatgaATGCTCATGTGAGCAACCAAACAATTACGATATGAATCATTAAATACTTCCGAAAGCATTAAACCCGTGCCGTTTGACTTTAATCCTCCGTCTTGAAAGTGAACGAAGTGTCCGTCTCCACCAGCATATTCTCCAAACGCAAGCTCAGCAGGCGTCGCTGCAGATCCACCTTTACCACCGATGCCACTATGCGATCGCCGATGCTCAGCTCGCTGTTTTTCATGTGACTGTTGTGTATAAGGCCATCCCGCTCCACTCCCACGTCCACAAAAGCACCAAACTGGGTTACGTTGGTCACAGCACCTGCATCTCGGAATAGTTACAATAAGTTCTAACTTCAACTTGGTCTTGCTGCACCCACTAACCTGTGACTACATCTCCTATGCTCAGATCATCCAGCCGTGTTAGGCCCTGTTTGAAGAGAGGCCGCTTGTCTAGATCAGCTCGATAATCTTGAAGCAATTCGCGCTGTAGGGCAACCAGTAGAAATTCCAACTGAAACAGCAGAATcaattttaaacatatttagTAATTCAGTTATTAATTAGCACAGAAGAAAGGATTATGCTCAGTACTCGGATCAATAAATATGGATCAAGTcttttgatattattattttctaaA is from Drosophila suzukii chromosome 3, CBGP_Dsuzu_IsoJpt1.0, whole genome shotgun sequence and encodes:
- the Efa6 gene encoding PH and SEC7 domain-containing protein isoform X2, translated to MSEELKVVLRRSEQHSGFGFSLLGTTGPPHVIYDIVENSPAADCGAVEAGDVILKVNGTDVHRYTTKEVLKCLRLSEQLVTLELKRDPKLKARIKEQLANTQSPHYVDIESPNIYDYHSNSTNSSPNHRANAGGKGAATTTPSQSGLRYKSPTHLPSLRQNSSPLLASGSTTTTTTATHTHTHSRNSSASSTKIKVVETSITTSTTGIVGLASPTGSAGGGVCGGEATSPTFRPSRIPQALTKCAVPKPVPVLHSPQNKRPRPSQIPTKAANGNGNGHTAQLPPQSLQHSNSYSGSPVTRQRFTDREQEREPEPNSAPPQPAKAPRFEAYMMTGDLILNLSRTPQTSNPLPAQAKKVDSLRDSPSRLVNARINGALAPRASGESSPTSSSSVDSPTNTSSDSVKREAKLLRKQQQQQQQQQQQQQPHQQQQQRDSINNSYNRKDSLTNDTLLMCEELEPDEEGEYVLEEDNKQQRQRQQQHRYRQQQNQQRYEYYQNDDELEEQEEVEEREEDQTHYDITNIDTYQSGMGRGDEDDSDRQCLVDDDDDDDAYDEEENDAGDEDYSTNSLGSGSAKQRLRALKQRTATRQQQRNRDAVDCAGRSGSGSSSTTVKSEAGGLGLDETSFSVPTSPISLSTPLIDKETANSVPTSPEPSSLVPESSSGAGAGAVVVRRHNGHVVRKCDAAGFRTSKSEDHLQQIQREGIAAVIPIDIDEDVNSSLNTLLDTRQDSEDSQSMATVIANNSPLASNNNEGEQNDNRSSSSSSSDNNNCSSSNTSEPATSTATITTATATSTRTMNCSSKLNYILCKKASDRDRIVWTYNAPLQPHQLAALQRQQQQQEQQFQQQQQQLQQQHQQQLQQQQQQQQQQQQQQQLYGQQSHSNSHSSSISSSPQHSAVGSPASPTSVSSSVMSSSGSKGALGLGSSSNGPMAAVQQQQQQREQGGQVAHPPSGIPGLLSCPGGGPGNNGGGGGICGGGGGGNNDQSVSEAISNISSPDYQDDDNLLSSRDILGGMVLSDPSDSDSTILVSDAAAQQRQQLKQQLRAQQQQQRERDRERERDRDRDREQSEHKVVIQVRGLDSNSSGGGNGRSEEDVVTLTEEPLGTMAIGMRDASPPVSDDGSDVESLHSYHYSPKAVDMPSAIRLAKRLYSLDGFKKSDVSRHLSKNNDFSRAVADEYLKHFTFEKKSLDQALREFLQQFSLSGETQERERVLVHFSKRFLDCNPGTFNSQDAVHTLTCAIMLLNTDLHGQNMNRKMSCAEFVDNLADLNDGENFPKDVLKSLYQAIKTKPLEWALDEEAGDLQQQRANNSALGNVGQNPFLDPPELATAVEYKKGYVMRKCCYDSSYKKTPFGKRSWKMFYCTLRDLVLYLHKDEHGFRKSQMSDNLHNAIRIHHALATKANDYTKKQHVFRLQTADQAEYLFQTSDSKELQSWVETINYVCAAISAPPLEGGVGSQKRFQRPLLPSKQSKLLLKEQLDSHEVQLAQLDQELNEHKKGPIPSKGLALQNYKEKESYLQYELRRYRTYVSILSAKMLADQQQLELQALQPTPAAHEEEADTFPVGTTACPPTTPQSINQKDLQKEQQQQQPTNRKEKKKK
- the Efa6 gene encoding PH and SEC7 domain-containing protein isoform X1, with amino-acid sequence MSEELKVVLRRSEQHSGFGFSLLGTTGPPHVIYDIVENSPAADCGAVEAGDVILKVNGTDVHRYTTKEVLKCLRLSEQLVTLELKRDPKLKARIKEQLANTQSPHYVDIESPNIYDYHSNSTNSSPNHRANAGGKGAATTTPSQSGLRYKSPTHLPSLRQNSSPLLASGSTTTTTTATHTHTHSRNSSASSTKIKVVETSITTSTTGIVGLASPTGSAGGGVCGGEATSPTFRPSRIPQALTKCAVPKPVPVLHSPQNKRPRPSQIPTKAANGNGNGHTAQLPPQSLQHSNSYSGSPVTRQRFTDREQEREPEPNSAPPQPAKAPRFEAYMMTGDLILNLSRTPQTSNPLPAQAKKVDSLRDSPSRLVNARINGALAPRASGESSPTSSSSVDSPTNTSSDSVKREAKLLRKQQQQQQQQQQQQQPHQQQQQRDSINNSYNRKDSLTNDTLLMCEELEPDEEGEYVLEEDNKQQRQRQQQHRYRQQQNQQRYEYYQNDDELEEQEEVEEREEDQTHYDITNIDTYQSGMGRGDEDDSDRQCLVDDDDDDDAYDEEENDAGDEDYSTNSLGSGSAKQRLRALKQRTATRQQQRNRDAVDCAGRSGSGSSSTTVKSEAGGLGLDETSFSVPTSPISLSTPLIDKETANSVPTSPEPSSLVPESSSGAGAGAVVVRRHNGHVVRKCDAAGFRTSKSEDHLQQIQREGIAAVIPIDIDEDVNSSLNTLLDTRQDSEDSQSMATVIANNSPLASNNNEGEQNDNRSSSSSSSDNNNCSSSNTSEPATSTATITTATATSTRTMNCSSKLNYILCKKASDRDRIVWTYNAPLQPHQLAALQRQQQQQEQQFQQQQQQLQQQHQQQLQQQQQQQQQQQQQQQLYGQQSHSNSHSSSISSSPQHSAVGSPASPTSVSSSVMSSSGSKGALGLGSSSNGPMAAVQQQQQQREQGGQVAHPPSGIPGLLSCPGGGPGNNGGGGGICGGGGGGNNDQSVSEAISNISSPDYQDDDNLLSSRDILGGMVLSDPSDSDSTILVSDAAAQQRQQLKQQLRAQQQQQRERDRERERDRDRDREQSEHKVVIQVRGLDSNSSGGGNGRSEEDVVTLTEEPLGTMAIGMRDASPPVSDDGSDVESLHSYHYSPKAVDMPSAIRLAKRLYSLDGFKKSDVSRHLSKNNDFSRAVADEYLKHFTFEKKSLDQALREFLQQFSLSGETQERERVLVHFSKRFLDCNPGTFNSQDAVHTLTCAIMLLNTDLHGQNMNRKMSCAEFVDNLADLNDGENFPKDVLKSLYQAIKTKPLEWALDEEAGDLQQQRANNSALGNVGQNPFLDPPELATAVEYKKGYVMRKCCYDSSYKKTPFGKRSWKMFYCTLRDLVLYLHKDEHGFRKSQMSDNLHNAIRIHHALATKANDYTKKQHVFRLQTADQAEYLFQTSDSKELQSWVETINYVCAAISAPPLEGGVGSQKRFQRPLLPSKQSKLLLKEQLDSHEVQLAQLDQELNEHKKGPIPSKGLALQNYKEKESYLQYELRRYRTYVSILSAKMLADQQQLELQALQPTPAAHEEEADTFPVGTTACPPTTPQSINQKDLQKEQQQQQPTNRWFDVFCCCSPLWRHLIHSKSH